A genomic window from Candidatus Melainabacteria bacterium includes:
- a CDS encoding class I SAM-dependent methyltransferase, with translation MARIQYLFKVLKKYLIKVEKQCPFCKGQEFGLIGRKYFLLQLLKCNACGLMFRYPTEEISESIKFYQDEYKEGMTTRLPDEFKFQEYLNTCFLNTEKDFSEKIRIVRLFKSNGKLLDFGCSWGYGTLQLQKSGFDVTGFEISKERVNFGKIKLGLTILDDYSLLHSMKNGSFDIIFSNHVLEHLSNLYSVFETFYKLLNKGGCLIIFVPNCSGIEKGEVFNAKKSYAFGEKHTMAFNDLFFKQNLTRYGFEVKCASTPYNTNNLFSKVVAKDKEYSELFVLAKKINKSKLTSV, from the coding sequence ATGGCAAGAATTCAATATCTTTTTAAGGTTTTAAAAAAATATCTAATCAAAGTAGAAAAGCAATGCCCATTTTGTAAAGGACAGGAATTTGGTTTAATAGGCAGGAAGTATTTTTTATTACAACTCTTAAAGTGCAATGCTTGCGGGTTGATGTTTCGTTATCCTACAGAAGAAATATCTGAAAGTATTAAGTTCTACCAAGATGAGTATAAAGAAGGGATGACCACAAGACTCCCTGATGAATTTAAATTTCAAGAATATTTAAACACATGCTTTTTAAATACTGAAAAAGATTTTTCTGAAAAAATTAGAATTGTTAGGCTATTTAAATCAAATGGTAAGTTATTAGATTTTGGTTGTTCATGGGGATATGGAACATTACAATTACAAAAGAGTGGTTTTGATGTAACTGGATTTGAGATTTCAAAAGAGAGAGTTAATTTTGGGAAAATTAAACTAGGGTTAACAATACTTGATGATTACTCTTTGTTACATTCTATGAAGAATGGAAGTTTTGACATTATTTTTTCTAATCATGTTCTTGAACATTTGTCCAATCTATATTCTGTCTTTGAGACGTTTTATAAACTTTTAAATAAAGGTGGCTGTTTAATTATTTTTGTGCCAAACTGTTCAGGGATTGAAAAAGGTGAAGTATTCAATGCTAAGAAGTCTTATGCATTTGGAGAAAAGCATACAATGGCATTTAATGATTTATTCTTCAAGCAGAATCTTACAAGATATGGATTTGAAGTTAAATGTGCTAGCACCCCTTATAACACAAATAATTTATTTTCTAAAGTGGTAGCTAAAGACAAAGAATATAGTGAACTATTTGTTTTAGCAAAGAAAATCAATAAAAGTAAGCTCACATCAGTGTAG
- a CDS encoding glycosyltransferase family 39 protein produces the protein MSSQQRLKALNILFILILFYTYFYGIGEYGLLTKDEPRYAGSALEMIENNNYIVPKFNFQDRFDKPPLFYWMIVASYKALGVSDFSSRVPSALCAILLILFTWYIAKKILGSTSGFLSAVILATSAEYVFLGRRAATDMALCFFFSSSMYSLYLSYFVKDWKQKIIYAMMSGLFLGLAILTKGPVAILLLFLILTIFLISGKQFDIKHLRVYFIIIFFALLISLPWYIVVHHATCGEFTKVFFLTHNLQRFTSVVGEHRGPIWFYIPVILLGFMPWTLFFIKVLFTFLKHLQKEDFNKLILFCLIWIITIFLFFSFSKTKFATYIILLFPPLALITGHYLNIMSKKRLNFIVCLAFTLVIPGILILKTSLSTYYKTTYADLVNFAKLAKNSGAKEIISLIGYKPILVYYGRVPVNFNKTTKQISKIKLSKKEKKDVFVIGYLSDLNGNKELLKKLKIIQIGKRYFLARIT, from the coding sequence ATGTCTTCTCAACAGCGACTTAAAGCATTAAACATCTTATTCATACTAATCCTCTTTTATACATATTTTTATGGAATTGGTGAGTATGGTTTACTTACTAAAGATGAACCAAGATATGCTGGTTCAGCACTTGAAATGATCGAAAACAACAACTATATTGTTCCAAAATTTAATTTCCAAGACAGATTTGATAAACCGCCTCTTTTTTACTGGATGATTGTAGCTTCATATAAAGCTCTTGGTGTTAGTGATTTTTCAAGCAGAGTACCATCAGCTCTTTGTGCAATATTACTTATATTGTTTACATGGTACATAGCAAAAAAGATTTTAGGGAGCACTAGCGGATTTTTATCAGCAGTTATATTAGCTACATCAGCAGAATATGTTTTTCTTGGTCGCCGGGCAGCTACTGACATGGCTTTATGTTTCTTTTTTTCAAGTTCAATGTATTCTCTATATTTAAGTTATTTTGTTAAAGACTGGAAACAAAAAATAATTTATGCAATGATGTCTGGTTTATTTTTAGGTCTTGCTATTCTAACAAAAGGCCCTGTAGCAATTTTACTTTTATTTTTAATCCTAACAATATTTTTAATTTCTGGAAAACAATTTGACATAAAACATTTAAGAGTTTATTTTATTATTATTTTTTTTGCACTGCTTATAAGTTTGCCATGGTATATTGTAGTTCACCATGCAACTTGTGGCGAGTTTACTAAAGTTTTTTTTCTGACACATAACTTACAAAGGTTTACATCAGTTGTTGGTGAGCACCGTGGACCTATTTGGTTTTATATCCCAGTAATTTTATTAGGTTTTATGCCATGGACATTGTTTTTTATAAAAGTTCTTTTTACTTTCTTAAAACACTTACAAAAGGAGGATTTCAACAAGCTTATTTTATTTTGTTTAATCTGGATCATAACAATTTTTCTTTTCTTTTCTTTTTCAAAAACAAAATTCGCTACTTATATCATTTTATTATTTCCACCTTTAGCTTTAATAACCGGACATTATTTAAATATAATGAGCAAAAAAAGACTTAATTTTATCGTATGCCTTGCTTTTACACTTGTAATCCCAGGAATATTAATTTTAAAAACAAGTCTTTCAACATATTACAAAACTACATATGCTGACTTAGTTAATTTTGCGAAGTTAGCTAAAAATAGTGGTGCAAAAGAAATAATATCCTTAATTGGCTATAAACCAATACTTGTCTATTATGGCAGAGTACCAGTTAACTTCAACAAGACAACAAAACAAATTAGCAAAATCAAATTATCCAAAAAAGAAAAAAAAGATGTATTCGTAATTGGTTATTTATCAGATCTTAATGGAAATAAAGAACTACTTAAAAAACTTAAAATAATTCAGATCGGTAAAAGATATTTTCTTGCTAGAATAACTTAA
- a CDS encoding glycosyltransferase family 39 protein, whose product MRFKIDYLFYLFLVLFLITSFLIVDDFGVPIDNPKNYFEGEANLTYLLTGDIESSKVLNQTHGAFIFMLADASRRLLSNKLHFLNPIAARHIVLPLITALFFIPLFYFLKKYFSSGFALAVIAILVTYPEYFGHIFNNLKDPPLVVFFTLAIISYAEWIFSKKLKYLYLFFVFFGLALCIKLYALLLIVILFLWIKLGGKRFVDKNCSLKKNHFHFLIGFLIILTLLALLYNPTYWGWGIENKILFIKRFISNIRWITSNSSANAGLTLYPFVQVFYRTPLLMLLCFTFGFYQTVAKHKTDLSVLLIVWCLIPVVILCFQQLYRYHNGSRLFLVYVVPFSIVSVIGIQSLVSLLVREFKLDETSLKLIIPVLVFSLNLSSIISTHPYQTTYFNSLARGLKGAQEKHIPNANDYWFNSYRKAGKWLDKNAKKNSNIFFINRISSRTYLIEDLISRKDLLIRNFFPQRIKYIFPHDSYIVIIPFDSIQRGHYSSFWKENYKIVHEIKRQGGEILTIYYKP is encoded by the coding sequence ATGAGGTTTAAGATTGATTATTTGTTTTATTTATTTCTTGTTTTATTCCTTATAACTAGCTTTTTGATAGTTGATGATTTTGGAGTTCCAATTGATAATCCAAAAAACTATTTTGAAGGAGAAGCTAATCTTACATATCTTCTTACAGGTGATATTGAATCTTCTAAAGTGTTAAACCAAACACATGGAGCATTTATTTTTATGCTTGCTGATGCATCAAGGAGGTTACTATCTAACAAGCTCCATTTTCTTAATCCAATAGCTGCAAGGCATATAGTTTTACCTCTAATAACAGCTTTATTTTTTATTCCTCTTTTTTATTTTTTAAAGAAATATTTTAGTTCTGGATTTGCCTTAGCTGTAATTGCTATTTTAGTTACTTACCCTGAATATTTTGGACATATATTTAACAATTTAAAAGATCCACCGCTTGTTGTTTTTTTTACACTTGCAATAATTTCATATGCTGAGTGGATTTTTTCAAAAAAGCTTAAATACTTATATTTATTTTTTGTTTTTTTTGGACTTGCGCTATGTATAAAACTATATGCTCTTTTACTTATAGTGATTTTATTTTTGTGGATAAAACTAGGAGGGAAAAGATTCGTTGACAAAAATTGTTCATTAAAAAAAAATCACTTTCATTTTTTAATTGGGTTCCTAATAATTTTAACTTTACTTGCTCTTTTATATAATCCGACATACTGGGGCTGGGGTATTGAGAATAAAATCCTTTTTATAAAAAGATTTATTTCTAATATTAGATGGATTACATCAAATTCATCTGCTAATGCAGGATTAACTCTCTATCCATTTGTACAAGTATTTTATAGAACACCATTACTTATGCTTTTGTGTTTTACTTTTGGTTTTTATCAAACTGTAGCTAAACATAAAACTGATTTATCTGTCCTTCTTATAGTCTGGTGTTTAATCCCAGTAGTTATACTTTGTTTTCAACAATTATATCGTTATCATAATGGTAGTAGGCTTTTCCTTGTTTATGTAGTTCCTTTTTCAATTGTTTCTGTTATTGGAATACAGAGTCTAGTAAGTTTGTTAGTAAGAGAGTTTAAACTAGATGAAACTTCTTTAAAGTTGATTATCCCTGTATTAGTTTTTAGTTTAAATCTTAGTAGTATTATTTCTACACATCCTTATCAAACTACTTATTTCAATTCTTTAGCTCGTGGTCTGAAAGGTGCTCAGGAAAAACACATACCTAATGCCAATGATTACTGGTTTAATTCATATCGGAAAGCAGGAAAGTGGCTGGACAAAAATGCAAAAAAGAACTCAAACATTTTTTTTATTAATCGCATTTCTAGTAGAACCTATCTTATAGAAGATTTAATTTCAAGAAAAGACTTACTGATAAGAAATTTTTTCCCTCAAAGGATTAAATACATTTTTCCGCATGATTCTTATATTGTAATAATACCGTTTGATTCTATACAGCGCGGTCATTACTCATCATTCTGGAAAGAGAATTACAAAATAGTGCATGAAATAAAAAGACAAGGTGGAGAAATTTTAACAATATATTATAAGCCTTGA
- a CDS encoding NUDIX domain-containing protein, whose protein sequence is MRKTFTAGGLVLNKKGQVLIANQNGNSWSLPKGHIDEGETKLEAAIREIYEETGIRKLQFVKELGFYERYKIGLNSSEEDKSELKNISMFLFKTEEENLKPKDPTNPEAIWVEKKKVAELLTHKKDKEFFLGVIKELPSLL, encoded by the coding sequence ATGAGAAAAACATTTACTGCTGGTGGTTTAGTTTTAAATAAGAAAGGTCAGGTACTTATTGCAAATCAAAATGGAAATTCCTGGTCATTGCCAAAGGGGCATATTGACGAAGGAGAAACTAAACTTGAAGCAGCAATTAGAGAGATTTATGAAGAAACAGGCATTAGAAAATTACAGTTTGTTAAAGAATTAGGTTTCTATGAGAGATATAAAATTGGATTAAATAGTAGTGAAGAAGATAAATCAGAATTAAAAAATATCTCTATGTTTTTATTTAAAACAGAGGAAGAAAATTTAAAACCAAAAGATCCAACAAATCCAGAAGCTATTTGGGTGGAGAAAAAAAAAGTTGCAGAGTTATTAACTCATAAGAAAGATAAAGAATTTTTTCTGGGTGTTATTAAAGAACTTCCCAGTCTTTTATAA
- a CDS encoding nucleotide sugar dehydrogenase: protein MFNELKNKITSKTAKIVVVGMGYVGTAVTEALLDSNLDVVCYDIDTKTIKELQSISSFKKIVTLDINEIKNRDIYIICLPTPLKEYVHPDFSSIEIAIDALTNNVFKEGQLLLIESTLQPGITRKLIMPKILHKKKNLVAGANFFIGYSPERIDPASKQYSSVKSIPKLVSGITENCLSLTELFYSQFIVKVIRTKSPEIAEFAKLYENTFRAVNIAFVNEMARTANRLNMNILDVLAAAYTKPFGIMPFWPTVGTGGHCIPVDLLYMDSWARTNDCYLQFVELSHRINQGMPYYVLQRITQVLNEKLKPLKGSRILLIGITYKPNVADIRTSASLKLAELLAEAGVKLTIYDPFAKNINVKLERALTKELLSSADLTVFSVAHDCLDIDLIYNNSNLILYCAGKPVFPYNKKIYYL from the coding sequence ATGTTTAATGAACTAAAAAATAAGATAACAAGTAAAACTGCCAAGATTGTAGTTGTAGGAATGGGTTATGTAGGTACTGCAGTAACAGAAGCACTTCTGGATTCTAACTTAGATGTCGTTTGTTACGATATAGACACAAAAACTATTAAAGAACTTCAATCAATATCTTCTTTTAAAAAGATAGTTACACTAGATATAAATGAAATAAAAAACCGTGACATCTATATAATTTGTTTGCCAACCCCTTTAAAAGAATATGTTCATCCTGATTTCTCATCTATTGAAATTGCAATAGATGCTTTAACAAATAATGTTTTTAAAGAAGGGCAACTTTTACTAATAGAAAGTACCTTGCAACCAGGAATTACAAGAAAACTAATAATGCCAAAGATATTGCACAAGAAAAAAAATCTTGTAGCAGGAGCAAATTTTTTTATTGGTTACTCTCCAGAAAGGATCGACCCTGCAAGTAAACAATACTCCAGTGTCAAAAGCATACCTAAGTTAGTATCTGGCATAACTGAAAATTGTTTGTCATTAACAGAACTCTTCTACAGCCAATTTATTGTAAAAGTTATAAGGACAAAATCACCTGAAATTGCTGAGTTTGCAAAACTATACGAAAACACTTTTAGGGCAGTAAACATAGCATTTGTAAATGAAATGGCAAGAACAGCAAACAGACTCAATATGAATATTTTGGATGTCTTAGCTGCTGCATATACCAAGCCCTTTGGTATCATGCCGTTTTGGCCTACTGTTGGAACTGGAGGACATTGCATACCAGTAGATCTTTTATATATGGACTCATGGGCTAGGACAAATGATTGCTATCTTCAATTTGTTGAACTATCACATCGTATAAACCAAGGCATGCCATACTATGTTTTACAAAGGATAACTCAAGTTTTAAATGAAAAACTTAAGCCGCTAAAAGGAAGTAGAATATTATTAATTGGAATAACATACAAACCAAACGTAGCAGATATAAGAACTTCTGCTTCACTAAAATTAGCTGAGCTGTTAGCCGAAGCTGGTGTAAAACTAACTATCTATGATCCATTTGCTAAAAATATTAATGTCAAATTGGAAAGAGCACTTACTAAAGAATTACTTAGTAGTGCAGATCTTACAGTCTTTTCTGTAGCCCATGATTGTTTAGATATTGATTTGATATACAACAACTCTAATCTTATTTTATATTGTGCTGGAAAACCAGTATTCCCATACAACAAAAAGATTTATTACTTATAA
- a CDS encoding GDP-mannose 4,6-dehydratase — protein sequence MKILITGGAGFIGSHLAESLIKLKEESYVLDNLSTGSFENIKHLISSPKFHFINGSIRDQKLLEELVDECELIYHLAAVVGVRLVVNNPIDVIVTNITGTEFLLEQVSKKNKQILIASSSEVYGKGELEALKETDNLIIGPPTIPRWSYSCSKLIDEFLALAYYKEKGTPVVIARIFNTVGPRQTSKYGMVIPTFVRQALNNEPLTVHGDGNQIRCFSHVSDTASCLINLMNTTKAIGEIFNVGSDKKITILDLAKQIKLVSNSTSDIKFIPYNKVYGENFEDVLCRIPDLIKLKKTINYHPVYNLDDILRDVIAFESAKLAKNSI from the coding sequence ATGAAGATTTTAATTACTGGTGGTGCTGGCTTTATAGGATCTCATCTGGCTGAGTCATTAATTAAGCTAAAAGAAGAGAGCTATGTTTTAGATAATCTTTCTACTGGTAGTTTTGAAAATATCAAACATTTAATTTCTAGTCCGAAATTTCATTTTATTAATGGCTCAATAAGAGACCAGAAATTATTAGAGGAGTTAGTGGATGAATGTGAATTGATTTATCATTTAGCAGCAGTAGTTGGAGTCAGATTAGTCGTAAATAATCCAATAGACGTGATTGTAACTAATATCACTGGTACAGAGTTTCTTCTTGAGCAAGTTAGTAAAAAGAATAAGCAAATTTTAATAGCATCGTCATCAGAAGTTTATGGAAAAGGAGAGTTAGAAGCACTTAAAGAAACTGATAATTTAATTATTGGACCTCCGACAATTCCACGATGGAGTTATTCATGTTCTAAGTTAATAGATGAATTCTTAGCTTTAGCTTACTATAAGGAAAAAGGAACTCCAGTTGTAATAGCTCGTATATTTAATACTGTTGGACCTCGTCAGACAAGCAAGTATGGAATGGTAATCCCAACTTTTGTTCGTCAGGCATTAAATAATGAACCATTAACTGTCCATGGAGACGGAAATCAAATCCGGTGTTTTAGCCATGTGTCGGATACAGCTTCATGTTTAATTAATTTAATGAACACTACAAAAGCAATAGGGGAGATATTTAATGTTGGAAGTGATAAGAAAATAACCATTCTAGATCTCGCAAAACAAATTAAATTAGTTTCTAATAGTACCTCTGACATCAAATTCATTCCTTATAACAAGGTATATGGAGAAAATTTTGAAGACGTGCTTTGCCGGATTCCAGATCTTATTAAACTAAAAAAGACAATAAATTACCACCCTGTTTACAACTTAGATGATATTTTAAGAGATGTGATTGCGTTTGAAAGTGCAAAACTAGCAAAGAACAGCATTTGA